Proteins co-encoded in one Bradyrhizobium sp. 170 genomic window:
- a CDS encoding Dabb family protein → MIRHIVLFTAKDKAHIDKMIEGLSVLTKIPHARRLEVARNRKTDQLGNDIDVVVYGEFDNEADLAAFKAHDLYQESISRVRPLRELRFAADYNASTDVRIA, encoded by the coding sequence ATGATACGTCACATCGTCCTGTTCACAGCTAAGGATAAGGCCCACATCGATAAAATGATCGAAGGCCTCTCGGTTCTCACCAAAATCCCGCATGCCCGCCGGCTCGAGGTTGCCCGCAACCGCAAGACCGACCAGCTCGGCAACGACATTGACGTTGTGGTTTATGGTGAGTTCGACAACGAGGCGGATCTCGCAGCTTTCAAAGCGCATGATCTATACCAGGAATCGATCAGTCGGGTACGACCACTCCGGGAACTGCGGTTCGCGGCCGACTACAACGCATCAACAGATGTGCGTATTGCTTAA